The following proteins are co-located in the Styela clava chromosome 15, kaStyClav1.hap1.2, whole genome shotgun sequence genome:
- the LOC120334356 gene encoding uncharacterized protein LOC120334356 has protein sequence MPPTKPWGTIPKCRLKLGHQKLTEFELEQSVERLRKVRPRKIRQWWPDDHKHKRSEELAITKTVDRLCKNSSVNVVDSDRVPKGRIRNMGIVNSFAWKGYN, from the exons ATGCCTCCTACAAAGCCATGGGGCACTATTCCAAAGTGTCGCTTGAAACTTGGTCatcaaaaattaacagaatttgAATTGGAACAATCAGTCGAAAGGTTACGGAAGGTACGACCAAGAAAAATACG acaatgGTGGCCAGACGACCACAAGCACAAAAGATCTGAAGAACTTGCAATCACGAAGACTGTTGATCGACTTTGTAAAAACTCTTCTGTAAACGTAGTTGACAGCGACAGAGTACCGAAAGGGCGGATAAGGAATATGGGAATTGTTAACAGCTTTGCATGGAAAGGTTATAACTAG